In the Panthera uncia isolate 11264 chromosome D2, Puncia_PCG_1.0, whole genome shotgun sequence genome, one interval contains:
- the HNRNPH3 gene encoding heterogeneous nuclear ribonucleoprotein H3 isoform X1 translates to MDWVMKHNGPNDASDGTVRLRGLPFGCSKEEIVQFFQGLEIVPNGITLTMDYQGRSTGEAFVQFASKEIAENALGKHKERIGHRYIEIFRSSRSEIKGFYDPPRRLLGQRPGPYDRPIGGRGGYYGAGRGSMYDRMRRGGDGYDGGYGGFDDYGGYNNYGYGNDGFDDRMRDGRGMGGHGYGGAGDASSGFHGGHFVHMRGLPFRATENDIANFFSPLNPIRVHIDIGADGRATGEADVEFVTHEDAVAAMSKDKNNMQHRYIELFLNSTPGGGSGMGGSGMGGYGRDGMDNQGGYGSVGRMGMGNNYSGGYGTPDGLGGYGRGGGGSGGYYGQGGMSGGGWRGMY, encoded by the exons ATGGATTGGGTTATGAAACATAATGGTCCAAATGACGCTAGTGATGGGACAGTACGACTTCGTGGACTGCCATTTGGTTGCAGCAAAGAGGAAATAGTTCAGTTCTTTCAAG GGTTGGAAATCGTGCCAAATGGGATAACATTGACGATGGACTACCAGGGGAGAAGCACAGGGGAGGCCTTCGTGCAGTTTGCTTCAAAGGAGATAGCAGAAAATGCTCTGGGGAAACACAAGGAAAGAATAGGGCACAG gtaTATTGAGATCTTCAGAAGTAGCAGGAGTGAAATCAAAGGATTTTATGATCCACCAAGAAGATTGCTGGGCCAGCGACCGGGACCATATGATAGACCGATAGGAGGAAGAGGGGGTTATTATGGAGCTGGGCGTGGAAGTATGTATGACAGAATGCGACGAGGAGGTGATGGATATGATGGTG GTTATGGAGGTTTTGATGACTATGGTGGCTATAATAATTATGGCTATGGAAATGATGGCTTCGATGACAGAATGAGAGATGGAagag GTATGGGAGGACACGGCTATGGTGGAGCTGGTGATGCAAGTTCGGGATTTCATGGTGGTCATTTTGTACATATGAGAGGATTACCTTTTCGTGCAACTGAAAATGACATTGCTAAT TTCTTCTCACCACTAAATCCAATACGAGTGCATATTGATATTGGAGCTGATGGCAGAGCAACAGGAGAAGCAGATGTAGAATTTGTGACACATGAAGATGCCGTAGCTGCCATGTCTAAAGATAAGAATAACATGC aacatCGGTACATTGAACTCTTcttgaattctactcctggagGCGGTTCTGGAATGGGAGGTTCTGGAATGGGAGGCTATGGCAGAGATGGAATGG ataatcAGGGAGGTTATGGATCTGTTGGAAGAATGGGAATGGGTAACAATTACAGTGGAGGATATGGTACTCCTGATGGCTTGGGTGGTTATG gccgTGGCGGTGGAGGCAGTGGAGGTTACTATGGGCAAGGTGGCATGAGTGGAGGTGGATGGCGTGGGATGTATTAA
- the HNRNPH3 gene encoding heterogeneous nuclear ribonucleoprotein H3 isoform X2, which yields MDWVMKHNGPNDASDGTVRLRGLPFGCSKEEIVQFFQGLEIVPNGITLTMDYQGRSTGEAFVQFASKEIAENALGKHKERIGHRYIEIFRSSRSEIKGFYDPPRRLLGQRPGPYDRPIGGRGGYYGAGRGSYGGFDDYGGYNNYGYGNDGFDDRMRDGRGMGGHGYGGAGDASSGFHGGHFVHMRGLPFRATENDIANFFSPLNPIRVHIDIGADGRATGEADVEFVTHEDAVAAMSKDKNNMQHRYIELFLNSTPGGGSGMGGSGMGGYGRDGMDNQGGYGSVGRMGMGNNYSGGYGTPDGLGGYGRGGGGSGGYYGQGGMSGGGWRGMY from the exons ATGGATTGGGTTATGAAACATAATGGTCCAAATGACGCTAGTGATGGGACAGTACGACTTCGTGGACTGCCATTTGGTTGCAGCAAAGAGGAAATAGTTCAGTTCTTTCAAG GGTTGGAAATCGTGCCAAATGGGATAACATTGACGATGGACTACCAGGGGAGAAGCACAGGGGAGGCCTTCGTGCAGTTTGCTTCAAAGGAGATAGCAGAAAATGCTCTGGGGAAACACAAGGAAAGAATAGGGCACAG gtaTATTGAGATCTTCAGAAGTAGCAGGAGTGAAATCAAAGGATTTTATGATCCACCAAGAAGATTGCTGGGCCAGCGACCGGGACCATATGATAGACCGATAGGAGGAAGAGGGGGTTATTATGGAGCTGGGCGTGGAA GTTATGGAGGTTTTGATGACTATGGTGGCTATAATAATTATGGCTATGGAAATGATGGCTTCGATGACAGAATGAGAGATGGAagag GTATGGGAGGACACGGCTATGGTGGAGCTGGTGATGCAAGTTCGGGATTTCATGGTGGTCATTTTGTACATATGAGAGGATTACCTTTTCGTGCAACTGAAAATGACATTGCTAAT TTCTTCTCACCACTAAATCCAATACGAGTGCATATTGATATTGGAGCTGATGGCAGAGCAACAGGAGAAGCAGATGTAGAATTTGTGACACATGAAGATGCCGTAGCTGCCATGTCTAAAGATAAGAATAACATGC aacatCGGTACATTGAACTCTTcttgaattctactcctggagGCGGTTCTGGAATGGGAGGTTCTGGAATGGGAGGCTATGGCAGAGATGGAATGG ataatcAGGGAGGTTATGGATCTGTTGGAAGAATGGGAATGGGTAACAATTACAGTGGAGGATATGGTACTCCTGATGGCTTGGGTGGTTATG gccgTGGCGGTGGAGGCAGTGGAGGTTACTATGGGCAAGGTGGCATGAGTGGAGGTGGATGGCGTGGGATGTATTAA
- the HNRNPH3 gene encoding heterogeneous nuclear ribonucleoprotein H3 isoform X3 produces MYDRMRRGGDGYDGGYGGFDDYGGYNNYGYGNDGFDDRMRDGRGMGGHGYGGAGDASSGFHGGHFVHMRGLPFRATENDIANFFSPLNPIRVHIDIGADGRATGEADVEFVTHEDAVAAMSKDKNNMQHRYIELFLNSTPGGGSGMGGSGMGGYGRDGMDNQGGYGSVGRMGMGNNYSGGYGTPDGLGGYGRGGGGSGGYYGQGGMSGGGWRGMY; encoded by the exons ATGTATGACAGAATGCGACGAGGAGGTGATGGATATGATGGTG GTTATGGAGGTTTTGATGACTATGGTGGCTATAATAATTATGGCTATGGAAATGATGGCTTCGATGACAGAATGAGAGATGGAagag GTATGGGAGGACACGGCTATGGTGGAGCTGGTGATGCAAGTTCGGGATTTCATGGTGGTCATTTTGTACATATGAGAGGATTACCTTTTCGTGCAACTGAAAATGACATTGCTAAT TTCTTCTCACCACTAAATCCAATACGAGTGCATATTGATATTGGAGCTGATGGCAGAGCAACAGGAGAAGCAGATGTAGAATTTGTGACACATGAAGATGCCGTAGCTGCCATGTCTAAAGATAAGAATAACATGC aacatCGGTACATTGAACTCTTcttgaattctactcctggagGCGGTTCTGGAATGGGAGGTTCTGGAATGGGAGGCTATGGCAGAGATGGAATGG ataatcAGGGAGGTTATGGATCTGTTGGAAGAATGGGAATGGGTAACAATTACAGTGGAGGATATGGTACTCCTGATGGCTTGGGTGGTTATG gccgTGGCGGTGGAGGCAGTGGAGGTTACTATGGGCAAGGTGGCATGAGTGGAGGTGGATGGCGTGGGATGTATTAA